The DNA segment TGGTGtcctttttctttgtttcaACTTTTGTGGTGGTCTCAACTACTGCATTCATATTTGATTCAACTAATTCAAGCTCTTTTCTTTGCGCCAGTATGTCCTTCAAATATGCGTTCAATTTGTCGAATTCATACCgttcattattcattactTGATTTCTGATTTCAATTGGTGTATATGATCCACATATCAAGTCAATTGAATGCCTTATAATCGACAATTGTAAAATATCTGAAGGTATGTCATTGCTTCCTTCACTTATTGGTCTATATAATTCTTGCTTGATTTTCAGTATTATGGATAAGTCTGATTGAGAACTAAGGTACGCCAGCAATTGAGAAACTTTTCTATGTAGATATTCAATTACCTTTGCATTAGAGTATttgtaaaatatttcatcattttcttcgattGTCTCACATATTTCAGATAAGGCTGATTTGTACATTGTCATAGGTACAGCACCCACCCAGGCgttatattcaaataaactGGATATTGTATCACTGAAGTCTTCAAATGTAATAAACCGCTTGGCGAATGAATCGTTATTATACATGATTGACATCAAATAGTACactaaattgaatttagtTGATACTATCAAATTTGGTGACTGAACAACACACCCATTTGCCTCcgattcaaatataaacgACTTCACAGACAGTCCTGTATTAGGGATAACTGGTCGCTTGTTGTCATTAGAAAGATAGCGATTGTCTCCCTTGATTTCTCTTAACTCGAATAGTTGATCATCGCGTAACAAGTAGGATTTAAAAGACTTTTGATCTAAGACATTTGGCAATTTAATAATCGAATACAACCCCTTTTCCTTAGGCAATAGTATTACTTTAGTTCCTTCATGAATATTCATTATCGTCTattgaacaaataaataaaaaacataaataaatagaataaataCGTCAGAAATTTCtgaatttcaattttactACGCGATCTGATATTGTTACAATCCAACCCACGATTTAATAAGATCTTTAACAGCACCAATACTTGCCATAATGACCATGATTGTACCAAATATACTAAAACCTAACGAACTCATCAGAGCAGCTCTAGGATCAACATTTAATAAATGGGCAGTTGCAATGGCACCACAATTTATGCCTAAGCTAACACCTCTTGTAACATAATCGTCCTTAGAAACCCTCAACATTCTAAATAAAGTATCTCCTACTAATACTCCACATATACCACTCAATATGGTACAAACAGCCATTAACGATATTGAGCCATCTAGAGCATCAATTAATGGAGTACCCAATGCTAGTGTAACAGATCTTCCTATGAATCCTATTGATCTTTGTGATGCAATACCTATATTGTAACAGATTATAGGGTAACAGAAGAAAGTT comes from the Debaryomyces hansenii CBS767 chromosome B complete sequence genome and includes:
- a CDS encoding DEHA2B11484p (similar to CA0006|IPF2072 Candida albicans IPF2072), with protein sequence MNIHEGTKVILLPKEKGLYSIIKLPNVLDQKSFKSYLLRDDQLFELREIKGDNRYLSNDNKRPVIPNTGSSVKSFIFESEANGCVVQSPNLIVSTKFNLVYYLMSIMYNNDSFAKRFITFEDFSDTISSLFEYNAWVGAVPMTMYKSALSEICETIEENDEIFYKYSNAKVIEYLHRKVSQLSAYLSSQSDLSIISKIKQELYRPISEGSNDIPSDILQLSIIRHSIDLICGSYTPIEIRNQVMNNERYEFDKLNAYLKDISAQRKELELVESNMNAVVETTTKVETKKKDTKKKVVRKKEVRKVAVGKGALDGFFKKA